The sequence ATACCGTTATCATGACATAGTTGTGTGAATAAATCGTGAAGATATAAACGTATAGTGATTTGTTTATTATTCGATAAAATACTGTTTCTATAGGAGTATTCATGCGATCTTTTACTGTTTTAACCGCTTCCGTTTTGCTTTTTTCCTTTGCGTGGTCTAATCCGCAATGTTACCTCGAAGGATATCCCAACCTCATCGCTTCAGCCGATGAAAATGCAATCGTCCTCAAAGACGGCACCCGGTTTCCCTACCACACGGATGATTCAAAATCCTCATGGGACGAAAAAATAAACCATGCCGATCTTGCTACACAGGTTGAACAGCACTACGACGCAGGCGGGCACAATACACCGCAGCCGTATCTCTTCGATCCGGGACGTCTGCGCTATCAGCCTTTTTTTCAAGCACTTTACGGCAAAGATCAAAAAGCGATTGAAAAGAATCTCGTCCGTATCGACTGGCCGACTCTGAAGGGATCCATCAAACTTCCGGTGAACAAAGTCGCAGGGGTAGATAAAAAACTTTACCAAATCGGTCAAGAGATCGCAAAACTCCCTAAAAGTGACCGTATCTGGGCAGAAGGTGCGACAACCTACTGTTATCGCGTGATCCAGGACACCGATCGTCTCTCTATGCACAGCTACGGTATTGCGATCGATCTCGCACCCACAAAAACCCAATATTGGAAAGACGAAGCTCCCTCAGAGACCGCTCACATCGGCTATAAAAATACTATGCCCCTCTCCATCGTCCGTATCTTTGAAAAACACGGGTTTATTTGGGGCGGACGATGGTACCACTACGATACGATGCATTTCGAATACCGTCCCGAGCTTCTCGCCCCTGCATGCACTAATAATGCAAAATAAGGAAAGATTGAGACAGTTGGACTTATGATAGCCTAAGATAGGGACAGAAAGGAATAATATGGGAACGGATTTTCTGGAACACTATCGAGGCAAGATGATCAGCCTCGATGAACCGACACTGTTATATGAAGAATCAGATCATCGTATCTATTGGCTCGGAATTGAAGAGGAAACTGCCTTCCGGTGCAATGTCTATCTGATCTGTTCAGGGGAGGAATACATTCTCATCGATCCGGGAAGCCGTCAATATTTTGAGCAGGTCAAGCGCCGCGTAGCACAAGTCGTAGATCCGAACAAAATCAATGCCCTTATTTTATGCCATCAAGATCCGGATGTAGCCGCATCCATGGTCGACTGGCTCGAACTTAATCCGGCGATTACGATTATCTCATCAGCACGAACCAATGTCCTTCTTCCCCACTATGGCCGCAGTGATTACACGTTTTACGACATTGCAGACCATATGCAATACTCCTTTAAAAATGGGAAAAAACTCCGCTTTATCGAAGCCCCGTTTCTCCATTTTCCCGGTGCGTTTACTACGTACGATGAAACCTCATCTTTTTTGTTTTCCGGAGATATTTGGGCTGCGCTCGATACCGACTGGGAGCTCCTCAGCAGTGATTTTGAAACCCATAAACTCAATATGGATCTTTTCCATGTAGACTACATGGCCTCCAATATCGCCGCGCGGGGGTTTGTGCGCCGACTGGAGGGGATAACGCTAAAAGGGATATTGCCGCAGCACGGATCGATTTTTTCCGAAAAAGATGTCCCATTGGCACTGGATTACCTCAAAAATCTCCGATGCGGCCTGGACATTGTTTACGCCGATCTCAGTTAAGGGAACTCTGATGAGTGAAGAGTGTGGCGAATACATCAAAAGAATTGCCGTTCTCGAACGTCAAATTAAATTGCTCAGTGAGTCCAGAAAGCAAGAAGAGAGGCTGCGCGCTCAGCTGAACCAAACCATGGATGCCCTCAAAGAGAAAAAACAGCAGCTTCGAGAGCTCAATGAGCATCTTGAAGAACGAGTGAAAGAACGGACTCATGAGCTGAACGAATCGATGCGTCAGCTCACCCTGCTGGCGTCTACCGACCATTTGACTAAAATCACGAACCGGATGAAATTCAGTATCCTTCTCGAACAAAAGATCAAAGAGCACAAAAGGACCCAGCTTCCAATATCGTTAGTATTTTTCGATCTCGATTATTTTAAAAAAGTGAACGATACCTATGGCCATATCGTGGGGGATGAAGTTCTGATCACCTTTACCCAGACAGTGACGGAACACATCCGCGGAGAAGATATTTTTTCCCGCTGGGGAGGAGAAGAGTTTATCGCTTTGTTCAATAACTGTGATGGCCCCAGTGCGATACAGCGTTCCGAACGACTGAGAAAAATTATCGAACAGACCTTTCATCCGATCGCCAAACAGATTACCTGCAGTATCGGCGTTACCGAGATCAGAGACACCGACACCAACGACACCGTTATTCTGCGTGTCGATCAAGCTTTGTATAAAGCCAAAGAGGAGGGGAGAAACCGTGTCGTCTACCTTTAACCCCGTTATGCAAATCGCTTACGATGAGGCTCTTAAAGGGATGAACAGCAATGACGGAGGCCCTTTCGGAGCAGCCATCGTTCTTAAGGGAGAAGTTATTGCTTCCGCCCATAACGAAGTGCTCAAAACCAACGATCCTACAGCTCATGCAGAAGTTAATGCCATCCGTAAAGCATCTCAGGCTTTAGGGCGTTTCGATCTCTCCGACTGCGTCCTTTATACGACCTGCTATCCTTGCCCTATGTGTATGGGAGCGATTTTTTGGGCACGGATACCGACCGTCTATTATGCCTCATCCATGGAAGATGCTGCACAAGGGGGATTTGATGATAGACGCTTTTACACGATGATCAACCATCCAGAAACATCCCTCGATCTTCGTCCCATTGATACCGAAAGAACCAATAAGCTGTTTGATTTTTGGCGTGCCAAAAGTGATCGGAATATCTACTAATCCGTTACTGTGACCTAATTGTAACCATTGGATTTTACACTTCCGCACTTTGTTCGAAAGGTGCACCGAATGGTTGCTCATGCCTCATCATCATTTTTTTCCCGTCTCTCCATACGACAAAAAATCACCCTTATCGTCGTTATGGCTCAATTGTTCGCCCTTTTGGCGATTAGTATCGGAGTTATCGGTATCCTTTTATCCAATACCTCTTTAAAGACGATACATTCGCAAAGTCTCCAACCGCTTCAGAACCTCCGTTCGTGTAAAAATGCTCTTGACAAACAGATACTGCAAAATGCCACAAACCTCTCAGAAGGGGCCGGGGATTTTGAATCAACGCTGATTTCCGTCCAAAAATCGCATCGTCTTTTCAATGAACAGTGGAGTGCCTATCTCAAAGTCTCAAAAACTCCCGAAGAGATCAAACAGCTTCCCAAGGCAAAAGAGATTATAGATCGTGCGGACCGTTCAATCATATTACTCGAAAAAGCGATAAAGGCAAAAGAGCTTATGTCTGTTCTCGATTTGCTCCAAAGCGATTTCCCCTACAGTCTCACTCCGGCGAGCAGTGAACTCGATGATTTGATCGAGCTTCAAATCACCAATGCGAATAACCTCTATCTCATTGCGCAAGACGAGTTTAAAAAGATCCTGATCCTCATTGCCGTCATCTTTCCGCTCGGTATGGTCATCGTCTATTTTGTTCTCCATTTTATCACCAAATATTTGCTCAAAAAAATTGCCGATTTGACCCAAATAGCGCAACATCTGCGATCGGGTAATTTACTGGAACGGATTGATTCAAATGGGGATGACGAACTCTCAACCGCCGCAAAAGATATGAATGATTCGATGGAAGAGCTCCAAAAAATGGTTAACGGAATGAAATCATCTGCCCACAACAGCATCTCTTCATCCGAAGAGCTGAACAAAGTGTGCGAAACCATTCGAGGACGGCTCGAAGCGAGTGCATCGGATATTTCTCTTACCCATACCCAGATCGTCACGCTGCAGGATATCGTGCAGCGTACTTCGAGCGCATCGGATGACACCAATGTAAAAATTGACGAAGCCTCTACCCATCTCGCAAAAGCCAGCGGTCAGATTTCACACATGAATAATGACATTCAAACTGTCGCCCAAACGCAGCAAATCCTCTCCGAAGATCTAAAAACGCTCTCTTCTCAGGCGCAAGAGGTCAAAGGAGTTTTGGATATCATCGGAGACATTGCCGATCAGACCAACCTCTTGGCACTGAACGCCGCCATCGAAGCAGCGCGTGCCGGCGAGCATGGGCGGGGATTTGCCGTTGTAGCGGATGAAGTGCGCAAACTGGCGGAGCGGACCCAAGAGAGCCTCTCTAAAATCAATTACACTATCCGTACGATTGTAGAGGCGATTGTAAACACCAGCCAAAAAATGGACAAATCCGCCGAAGAAATCCTTATTGTTTCAAAAGACTCTAATGCCGTTCAGGTCATGATCCAAACCTCTTCTTCGTTGATGCATATCGCGACAACCAGTGTTCATACCTCCAACGAAGGGCTTCTGAACATCAGAGAAGGGATGCATTTGATCTCATCGAAAATCGATTCGATCAATGCGATCGCCTGCTCCAATACCGCAAGCATCAGTTCTATAACGACGGTAGCCAACGGGATCGGAGAAAATACGGCGGAACTCAACCATAAACTCCAAAAATTTAGAACTTAGCCTAAAAAATCGATCACTTTTTCCACGGGACGGCCGATAACGGCCCGATTTCCGTCGATGAGAATCGGGCGTTCGATCAGTTTTGGATACTCCGCCAATGCATCGATCAGTTTAGCTTCGTCGGTTACCTTTGCAAGCCCCAGCTCTTTGTACAGATCCTCTTTGGTACGCATGAGTTCACGCGCCGAAATCTCCAATTTTTGCAACAATGCAACAATTTCATCCCGAGAAGGCGGGGTATCGAGATATTTGAACACTTCGGCGCTCCCCCCTTTTTCTTCCAATAATTTTAATGCTTCACGCGATTTTGAACATTTCGGGTTATGCCAGATAATCATAGAATCTCTCCGTTTTTTTTCGCTATTATACCCTTATGACATATACCAAATGGTTCCAGACCCATGCGCAAAAACATCAGAATATCCTCGCACGACTCACTAAAGAGGGTTTGAGTGCGGAGCAAATCGTAGAGTATTTTGAATTTGAGAATATGGCCCAAAAGGAGTGCGATTTTTGTCTGCTTTACGCAACAAAAACCAAATGCCACGATATCCCTCACCTAAACTGCTACTGGTGCGCCTGTCCCTATTTCCGCTTCAACGACAATGCCGCAGCCGATAAGGAGGGGATCATCCGCTACAGCTACTGTGCGATCAATGCACCGCAGGGAAAAGTATTTCAGCATGAAAACTCTATTCATCATGACTGCTCCGACTGCACCGTTCCCCACGATCCTAAAACGATTCTCAAAAACTTTTCGACGAAGTGGAATGTGACAATGTCGTCTTGCAATCTCACTCCCCCTCTATAAATTATTAATAGTTTCTTATTTTATTTACTTAACACTAATGTAACACTTTTATTTCATAATCGCACCCTTAATTCCACTCAACTTAAGGAAATGCGATGTCCAAACCCCGCCGAATCTCTCATAGTATCTTATTATCTACCCTCCTTGTCACCGCCTCTTTTGCAACTGAAAATCTCGGAATCATCGGAATTGATTCGACGACGATCGACGATCGTTTCACCTCAAAACAGACCGAAGTTTCCAATACCGCTACTATTTCCGGCGAAACCGTTGATGAAGCGCATATAGAGAATATTCAACAGGTACTCAACCGTATTCCGGGGATCACAACCGAAGTAACGGGAGGCGATAAATTCAAACTCCACATCCGAGGGGTAGAAAATCAACGGTATATGGGAGAAAAACCGGGCGTTGCCGTCGTCATTGACGGGGTCCCCGTATTTGAGCGGACCGGAAGCGTCAACATCGATCTGGATAACATCGAATCGATCAAAGTTGTCAAAGGGGGAGCATCGTATCTTTTCGGTGAAGATGCGCTGAGCGGTGCGGTAATCATCACGACGAAAAAAGGGGCGAAAAACAGCTATAGCGCCGTAGGGGTGGAAGCGGGAAGTTTTGATTACCGCAAATACCTCCTTCGCGGAGGATACGCTACGGACACCTATAATTTTTACGTGCAGGGGAGCCAACGCACAAGCGACAGTTTTTGGGAAAACGGCGGATATGACAACAAATATCTCAACTCGAAATTTCAGTATTACATTGATGACACCAGCGATATTACCGCAGGTATCGAGTTATCCGACCGGAACAAAGACAGCCACGGTACCGTCAAAGGGGTGACCGAGGCAGAAACAAACCCGACCAGTGCCTACAACGGGACGGGAGATCGTGATTACGCCCGTAAATTTGACGTTCAGTTGGCTAAATACTTTCTTACTTACGCGAAAACGATCAATGATTCCTCCAATCTCCTCGTCAATGTCTACCAATATAATGACAATACCAATTTCATCAGTGGACCGATCAAATACGATACTTCCGGAGCGAAAGTAACTGCGGATGACGCATACGGAACCAATAACGACTATTTCCAAATCCAAAGAGGGATCAAAAGCGAACTCCGTACATCGGGTGAAACATTTGCAACGATGCTCGGTCTCGATCTGCGGGACAACTATTATGAGAACAAAACCAACATCTTGCAAAGCTACTGTACCCGAATGGGAGCAACCGCCTGTTCGAATCCGAACAACATCAAAACAGCGGGGACAATCACCGGAAACGATGAAACCGATGAAAACGTCTACGCCCTCTACGGTGAGCTAAAATACGCCCTCTCTAATGATTTGGTCATGACCGGGAATGCCCGATATGACCGCATTACGATGGATTACGATGACACCCTCAACAGCATCCAAATCAAAAAAACGTTCAATGTCGGCTCCTATCGCCTCGGTACCACCTATGCCCTCACCCCATCCTCATCGCTGTATGCCAATGTCTCAACCGGATTTCGTACACCGACGGTGAGCCAGCTTTTTGCCGGGGATATCGACCCGACCAATACCAAAGTCGAAAGCAACCATGCCCTCAAGCCCGAAACTTCATACAACTACGAAATCGGGCTCCGCGGGAACACCTCCTGGTTTGACTATGACATGGCCGTATTCATGATCGACCGTAAAGATTACATTATGGCCAATGTCGGGCAATACGCCTCAACCGACCCGGCAAATCCTCTCTACACCGCAACCCAATACGATAACATCGGAGGTATGCGGAATAAAGGATTTGAGCTCTCCCTCAACACCGATCGAAAAGAGACGTTTTTCTTCGATGTGGCCTATTCCTTTATCGATGCCAAATTTACCCAGTACGACAACTTTAACCTGACGTTGGGAAATTCTTACGGAACATACGTTTCGACACTGACCAATCCTGCGTCACAATATACGATTGAACACTATAACCTCACCGGAAATGTCGTCCCGCGCGTTCCGAAACATACGCTGAACCTCAGCGTAGGCTACAACTACAACGAGCATCTTCTCCTCACCACCGAGCTCAACGCAAAATCAAACTATTATGCCGATGAACTCAACCGAATCGAGATTGCGGGACAGGCAACACTCAACCTGCTGGCAAACTACACCGCCAAAATTTACGGATACCGGTTCGAAGCGTTTGCCCGAATCGATAACGTCCTGGATAAATTTTACTACAACACGGCACGTGCCAGCGGCGATGCCAACAGTGACGGAATCTTCGATGCCGAAGACCTCTCCATCACGGTCAATCCGGGGCGTGTCTATACGGCAGGCTTATCCGTTAAATTTTAAGGAGACAGTATGAAAAAAGGACTTTCAGCACTCTTTCTCGCCTCTTCCCTTTGGGGATACGGGGAGGGAGTTATTTATTGGGCACCGCATATGTCTCATGGCGGCGGGCATTCCCAAGGCAAACACGGGGGACACGGTATGGGCGAAGTCACTATGCTTCACGCAATGAATCTGGATGGGAACGGTTCGGTAACACTGATTACACCCGATTTATCGAAAGACGACCTCAACCTTACCGATACCGCACTGACGCTTCCTAAAGCCACAATCGGCGGTTATTATGCCCTCGTTCTCACCCATCGTTCTGAGAACCAAGTCGACAGTGCCATCCGTTATCTATCCCAGCAAGGGCGTCCGTCTAAAATCTCTCCGACAAAACTGACCGCACTTCCTAAAACTGATTTGGAGATTGTTCCGGACCCTCTGCACCGTGAGCATGACCGCTACACCGCCTCCAAATCGTACCATTTTGTGCTTCGTTTGCACAATCACCCTCTGGCAAATACAACAGTATTCTTGGAAACGCGTAACACTCCCGCGCAAAGCGTTATTACGGATGCGGAGGGCAAATTCACCGTCACCCTCCCAAATGATTTTAAAAACGTACAAATCGGCAGAAGCGAAAACAAACCTTCCGAATTTCTCCTCACTACCCAACACCGTGAAGGCGACACCCTCTATAAAAATACGCTTACCATGCCCTACAGTCTCAATCCGAATGATTACTGGCAATCCCAGCCCTATGGGGCGGGAGCCATATTTATCGGCTTTTTAGGGGGATTGTTCTTCTACCGACGACATAAAAAAAACCAAGGAGTATCCCGTGGATAAACTGTTAACGCTCACCGCCCTTCGACGGGTCATCCAACTCACCGCATTTGTTTTTTTCGTCTACGGTGCGATGATTTTCACTACCTTTTACACCGGAGACAAGCTGACCCAAAGTCTCCCCGCCCTCTCCTGCGCGTATGACATGAAAGGAGGGGACTTCTGTAGCCTCATCCCGTTGCAGCATCAGATGGACCACCGGGTATCGAGCATCTTTACCCAGGGTGAAAAAGTATTGCCGGCACTGATGGGAACCCTCATCACTCTCGGAACCGTCGCGGTACTCATCCTCATCCTTAACAAAGCGTTTTGCGGCTGGCTCTGTCCGCTCGGATTTTTTCAGGATGTGTTTACGATGATCGGTACCAAACTGGGACTCACCCAACTCGGAAGCCTTTCGCGCGAAGCAGTCAATAAAATCCGCCCGATCAAATGGTTTATTTTCCTCTTTTTAGTGTTGATTCTCCCTCTTTTAACGGGTATCGGCTTTCTCGGGCACGAATGGGGAAATCCTTACTGCTCTATCTGCCCGAGCCGAATTATGACAACCGCCATGGGAGGCGATATGTCTCAGATCTATATTTCTCAGGCTTCCTGGGGATATTTCGCTCTCTCCCTCATCGCCGATCTGATGTTCGGGCTGATGGTCGCACTTGCCCTTTTCGTCCGTCAACCGTTTTGCCGTATCTGTCCGATGCTGCCGATGCAAACCTTGTTCAAAAAAATCGGCTTGTTACGTCTCGTTAAAAACGGCGATTCGCATTGCGACTCGTGCGGAAACTGTGTCAAAGCATGTCCTATGGATATTTACGAAATCCAAGATTCGACAGAGCATAAAAATATTACGCACGCGGATTGCACCCTCTGCGGACGATGCGTCGAATTTTGCCCGCATGATGGGGTTATGAACCTAAAATACGGTCCCGTAACTCTCCTCACTTCATCCAAAGAGTCGTTCAAAAAACGGATCAAAATCGATAAGTGGTGGAAAGAGTGAGCCGATGGAAACAATGACGCTTCTTTCGCTCTTTATTGTCGCGCTCTCCTATGGAGCGACCGCGTGCATGCTCACCTGCATGCCGCTGCTCTCACCGATTCTTTTGGCGAACAGCAGTACGCGGCAACAAAGTTTGAAAGTCCTGCTCCCGATAAGTATGGGGCGTATCAGCGGCTATATTTTCCTCTCCCTCATCGCCTATCTCGGGGCATCCATGATTAAAACGCTCATCAGCGACACGACATTAATGGGGTATCTCCTCGGGAGTGTCACCCTGATCCTCGCCGGACGGTTGTGGTTTTCACTGAGAGCTTCCTCCTCTTGCTGCAACACTTCACCCGCTGCTCCGCAGGGGAACATTGCCCTATTCCTGAGTGGAATGTTCCTCTCCATGTCCATATGTGCACCCGTCGCTACCATGATGACGCTCAGTGCCACCAGCACCTCAATTACGTGGGCGGTAGCCTATGGAGCGGCCTTCGGTCTGGGTGCGACACTGTTGTGGTTTTTCTTTTTTTCGGTGGTTCTCACACGGGTGCTCAAAGAGAGTCTGAAACATCTCTCGCAGTACCGGAATGTTTTACAGCACTTGGCGCCCCTCTTCCTGGCAGGTATCGGGATCGCAATTTTTAAAGGATGGATACGATTATGAATACAACATCTAAAGCCTTCGGGGTTTCAGTGGCATTTCACTCATTGATGGCACTTTTCGCCCTTTTGATACTCAGCGTCTTTCATACGCCAAAAGCCCAAACATTTGCTCTCCCTATCAAACACATCACGATTGTCTCTTTGTCCCAACCTTCCAAAGTCGTCTCCCCTCCTACGGAATTGGCGCAGCCGCTTAAACAAACACCGATACCGGTACCGCAAACGCCCAAACCGAAAATGGCCGAACCCTTAAAACCGACGCCTCTTGCAGCGATCAAACCGCTTGCTGCCGCACCTCAAGTCCAGCCGGTTGCAACTCCGGTAAGCGCCGCAGCCGTTACTGCCCCTGTTTCCGAATCCAAACCGACGATCTCAACCGCTGCGGTGCAATCCCCCGCACAAAGTCCGGCCAAACCGGCACCAAAAGCCGATCTCAGTGCCCTAAAAAACTCCTTTTTCGCCTCTTTGCGCTCCAACATTCAGCATCACTTACGATATCCCT comes from Sulfuricurvum sp. and encodes:
- a CDS encoding nucleoside deaminase, producing the protein MSSTFNPVMQIAYDEALKGMNSNDGGPFGAAIVLKGEVIASAHNEVLKTNDPTAHAEVNAIRKASQALGRFDLSDCVLYTTCYPCPMCMGAIFWARIPTVYYASSMEDAAQGGFDDRRFYTMINHPETSLDLRPIDTERTNKLFDFWRAKSDRNIY
- a CDS encoding GGDEF domain-containing protein; translation: MSEECGEYIKRIAVLERQIKLLSESRKQEERLRAQLNQTMDALKEKKQQLRELNEHLEERVKERTHELNESMRQLTLLASTDHLTKITNRMKFSILLEQKIKEHKRTQLPISLVFFDLDYFKKVNDTYGHIVGDEVLITFTQTVTEHIRGEDIFSRWGGEEFIALFNNCDGPSAIQRSERLRKIIEQTFHPIAKQITCSIGVTEIRDTDTNDTVILRVDQALYKAKEEGRNRVVYL
- a CDS encoding 4Fe-4S binding protein → MDKLLTLTALRRVIQLTAFVFFVYGAMIFTTFYTGDKLTQSLPALSCAYDMKGGDFCSLIPLQHQMDHRVSSIFTQGEKVLPALMGTLITLGTVAVLILILNKAFCGWLCPLGFFQDVFTMIGTKLGLTQLGSLSREAVNKIRPIKWFIFLFLVLILPLLTGIGFLGHEWGNPYCSICPSRIMTTAMGGDMSQIYISQASWGYFALSLIADLMFGLMVALALFVRQPFCRICPMLPMQTLFKKIGLLRLVKNGDSHCDSCGNCVKACPMDIYEIQDSTEHKNITHADCTLCGRCVEFCPHDGVMNLKYGPVTLLTSSKESFKKRIKIDKWWKE
- a CDS encoding TonB-dependent receptor; its protein translation is MSKPRRISHSILLSTLLVTASFATENLGIIGIDSTTIDDRFTSKQTEVSNTATISGETVDEAHIENIQQVLNRIPGITTEVTGGDKFKLHIRGVENQRYMGEKPGVAVVIDGVPVFERTGSVNIDLDNIESIKVVKGGASYLFGEDALSGAVIITTKKGAKNSYSAVGVEAGSFDYRKYLLRGGYATDTYNFYVQGSQRTSDSFWENGGYDNKYLNSKFQYYIDDTSDITAGIELSDRNKDSHGTVKGVTEAETNPTSAYNGTGDRDYARKFDVQLAKYFLTYAKTINDSSNLLVNVYQYNDNTNFISGPIKYDTSGAKVTADDAYGTNNDYFQIQRGIKSELRTSGETFATMLGLDLRDNYYENKTNILQSYCTRMGATACSNPNNIKTAGTITGNDETDENVYALYGELKYALSNDLVMTGNARYDRITMDYDDTLNSIQIKKTFNVGSYRLGTTYALTPSSSLYANVSTGFRTPTVSQLFAGDIDPTNTKVESNHALKPETSYNYEIGLRGNTSWFDYDMAVFMIDRKDYIMANVGQYASTDPANPLYTATQYDNIGGMRNKGFELSLNTDRKETFFFDVAYSFIDAKFTQYDNFNLTLGNSYGTYVSTLTNPASQYTIEHYNLTGNVVPRVPKHTLNLSVGYNYNEHLLLTTELNAKSNYYADELNRIEIAGQATLNLLANYTAKIYGYRFEAFARIDNVLDKFYYNTARASGDANSDGIFDAEDLSITVNPGRVYTAGLSVKF
- the arsC gene encoding arsenate reductase (glutaredoxin) (This arsenate reductase requires both glutathione and glutaredoxin to convert arsenate to arsenite, after which the efflux transporter formed by ArsA and ArsB can extrude the arsenite from the cell, providing resistance.), which gives rise to MIIWHNPKCSKSREALKLLEEKGGSAEVFKYLDTPPSRDEIVALLQKLEISARELMRTKEDLYKELGLAKVTDEAKLIDALAEYPKLIERPILIDGNRAVIGRPVEKVIDFLG
- a CDS encoding M15 family metallopeptidase is translated as MRSFTVLTASVLLFSFAWSNPQCYLEGYPNLIASADENAIVLKDGTRFPYHTDDSKSSWDEKINHADLATQVEQHYDAGGHNTPQPYLFDPGRLRYQPFFQALYGKDQKAIEKNLVRIDWPTLKGSIKLPVNKVAGVDKKLYQIGQEIAKLPKSDRIWAEGATTYCYRVIQDTDRLSMHSYGIAIDLAPTKTQYWKDEAPSETAHIGYKNTMPLSIVRIFEKHGFIWGGRWYHYDTMHFEYRPELLAPACTNNAK
- a CDS encoding sulfite exporter TauE/SafE family protein, coding for METMTLLSLFIVALSYGATACMLTCMPLLSPILLANSSTRQQSLKVLLPISMGRISGYIFLSLIAYLGASMIKTLISDTTLMGYLLGSVTLILAGRLWFSLRASSSCCNTSPAAPQGNIALFLSGMFLSMSICAPVATMMTLSATSTSITWAVAYGAAFGLGATLLWFFFFSVVLTRVLKESLKHLSQYRNVLQHLAPLFLAGIGIAIFKGWIRL
- a CDS encoding methyl-accepting chemotaxis protein, translating into MVAHASSSFFSRLSIRQKITLIVVMAQLFALLAISIGVIGILLSNTSLKTIHSQSLQPLQNLRSCKNALDKQILQNATNLSEGAGDFESTLISVQKSHRLFNEQWSAYLKVSKTPEEIKQLPKAKEIIDRADRSIILLEKAIKAKELMSVLDLLQSDFPYSLTPASSELDDLIELQITNANNLYLIAQDEFKKILILIAVIFPLGMVIVYFVLHFITKYLLKKIADLTQIAQHLRSGNLLERIDSNGDDELSTAAKDMNDSMEELQKMVNGMKSSAHNSISSSEELNKVCETIRGRLEASASDISLTHTQIVTLQDIVQRTSSASDDTNVKIDEASTHLAKASGQISHMNNDIQTVAQTQQILSEDLKTLSSQAQEVKGVLDIIGDIADQTNLLALNAAIEAARAGEHGRGFAVVADEVRKLAERTQESLSKINYTIRTIVEAIVNTSQKMDKSAEEILIVSKDSNAVQVMIQTSSSLMHIATTSVHTSNEGLLNIREGMHLISSKIDSINAIACSNTASISSITTVANGIGENTAELNHKLQKFRT
- a CDS encoding MBL fold metallo-hydrolase, translating into MGTDFLEHYRGKMISLDEPTLLYEESDHRIYWLGIEEETAFRCNVYLICSGEEYILIDPGSRQYFEQVKRRVAQVVDPNKINALILCHQDPDVAASMVDWLELNPAITIISSARTNVLLPHYGRSDYTFYDIADHMQYSFKNGKKLRFIEAPFLHFPGAFTTYDETSSFLFSGDIWAALDTDWELLSSDFETHKLNMDLFHVDYMASNIAARGFVRRLEGITLKGILPQHGSIFSEKDVPLALDYLKNLRCGLDIVYADLS
- a CDS encoding energy transducer TonB, giving the protein MNTTSKAFGVSVAFHSLMALFALLILSVFHTPKAQTFALPIKHITIVSLSQPSKVVSPPTELAQPLKQTPIPVPQTPKPKMAEPLKPTPLAAIKPLAAAPQVQPVATPVSAAAVTAPVSESKPTISTAAVQSPAQSPAKPAPKADLSALKNSFFASLRSNIQHHLRYPSAARRRGMEGEVDVRFTLTDTGIIKNISIRQGESIFHEAAKLAVASASGVKVPEALSDSLPIEIDLTLEFTLNNG